A single window of Synergistaceae bacterium DNA harbors:
- a CDS encoding EpsG family protein, with translation MLWIYPVTIIFSAFFAWLASRVKNKGVMILCSIISVLIPSIVGGLRTVDVGIDSLIYGLPHAMLAETSKTFAEFVASSSNKELGYKLLCYTVMHTFGHVNWCYFFYQLITVGCFYIGAYKHRKIAPLAFIMIIFLSVQWIGSMSMIRQSMAASIIIMGLDHVEKKEYIKFMLYIIAAFFFHASALVCIGLILGVHIIVTSKTYFRYMMIFIIMLMIFNFRAVTIMVFQTFQSFNIIPVHYVGYVEEAPDGWGGVGSITLTMSRIGTYLIFCLYSRRGKKLLGNLNFEYYKFNTLFYLVLSAVLTINGRILVYNTYLQSIILAFMPFCVKSKYLRLLLIVSVLFAIIVPTIRGGFIANYFAYKSIIDF, from the coding sequence GTGCTATGGATATATCCAGTTACGATTATATTTTCGGCATTTTTTGCGTGGCTGGCCTCACGTGTAAAGAATAAAGGTGTAATGATATTATGCTCAATTATAAGTGTATTAATTCCGAGTATAGTAGGCGGATTAAGAACAGTTGATGTAGGTATTGACTCGTTAATTTACGGGCTGCCTCATGCTATGCTTGCCGAAACGTCTAAAACTTTCGCGGAGTTTGTAGCTTCTTCAAGTAATAAAGAATTAGGTTATAAACTTTTATGCTATACAGTAATGCATACTTTTGGGCATGTAAATTGGTGTTACTTTTTTTATCAGCTTATTACTGTAGGATGTTTCTACATAGGAGCTTATAAACATAGAAAAATTGCACCTCTTGCGTTTATTATGATAATATTTCTCTCTGTGCAATGGATAGGCTCAATGAGTATGATACGTCAATCTATGGCAGCCTCAATTATTATTATGGGACTAGATCATGTTGAGAAGAAAGAATATATAAAATTTATGTTGTATATAATAGCTGCGTTCTTTTTTCATGCGTCTGCACTAGTATGTATAGGGCTTATCTTAGGGGTTCATATAATAGTTACAAGTAAGACATATTTTAGATATATGATGATATTTATAATTATGCTAATGATATTTAATTTTAGAGCTGTAACTATTATGGTATTTCAAACTTTTCAATCGTTTAATATAATCCCAGTCCATTATGTAGGTTATGTAGAAGAAGCCCCAGATGGATGGGGGGGGGTAGGTTCTATTACTCTTACAATGTCACGGATAGGTACATATCTGATATTTTGCTTATATTCCCGCCGCGGCAAAAAACTTCTAGGAAATCTTAATTTCGAATATTATAAATTTAATACCCTTTTTTATTTAGTACTAAGTGCTGTTTTAACTATTAATGGCAGAATACTTGTGTATAATACTTATCTTCAATCTATAATCCTGGCATTCATGCCATTCTGCGTAAAAAGTAAATATTTAAGATTATTATTAATAGTTTCTGTGCTTTTCGCTATAATAGTACCTACAATAAGAGGCGGTTTTATAGCTAACTATTTTGCTTATAAATCCATAATAGATTTCTAA